One window of the Arthrobacter sp. zg-Y919 genome contains the following:
- a CDS encoding SGNH/GDSL hydrolase family protein gives MSPIPALSRRLAVLVLGSAAFLAGGAAPAAAVGQGSESRGGHSAEHRGGNGHGNGHGNGSGRGNSGVDYVAFGDSYASGYGGGPVLDACGRTAQGYPALLDAQNRVELDGDVTCAGATALTTPPAAPAGPVDLPEQIDDAEARGLLTKQTDAVTVTIGGNDVRFGSVVAACAGAQLPATCAPAIEQTAAYARNVLAPELAEQFARITELAPKATLVVTGYPYLFEAGTPGPLSAQAQALFNEGTDALNAVLEEQVPRGGVFVDVVDEFAGHGVGSTDSWILFEGGQFDLHPTETGYREGYTAAILEDAGRAFGADCRGGNRR, from the coding sequence ATGAGCCCCATTCCCGCACTGTCCCGCCGTTTGGCCGTTCTGGTTCTGGGCAGCGCCGCCTTCTTGGCGGGCGGCGCCGCCCCGGCCGCCGCCGTCGGCCAGGGATCCGAGTCCCGTGGCGGACACTCAGCGGAACACCGCGGCGGGAACGGCCACGGGAATGGCCATGGGAATGGCAGCGGGCGGGGAAACAGCGGCGTCGATTATGTTGCGTTCGGTGATTCGTATGCCTCCGGCTACGGCGGCGGACCGGTGCTGGACGCGTGCGGCCGGACCGCCCAGGGCTACCCCGCTCTCCTGGATGCCCAAAACCGGGTGGAGCTCGACGGCGACGTCACCTGCGCGGGCGCGACCGCCCTGACGACGCCGCCCGCAGCACCCGCCGGACCGGTGGACCTGCCCGAGCAGATTGACGACGCCGAGGCCCGCGGCCTCCTGACTAAACAGACCGACGCCGTCACCGTCACGATTGGCGGCAATGACGTGAGGTTCGGTTCCGTGGTGGCCGCCTGTGCCGGCGCACAGCTGCCGGCCACCTGCGCTCCCGCCATCGAGCAGACGGCAGCATATGCACGAAACGTCCTGGCGCCGGAGCTGGCAGAACAGTTTGCCCGGATCACTGAGCTGGCTCCGAAGGCGACCCTGGTGGTGACCGGTTACCCGTACCTGTTCGAGGCCGGCACCCCCGGACCGCTCAGTGCCCAGGCGCAGGCTCTCTTCAACGAGGGAACCGACGCCCTGAACGCGGTCCTCGAGGAGCAGGTTCCGCGTGGCGGGGTGTTCGTGGACGTGGTGGACGAGTTTGCCGGGCACGGTGTTGGTTCCACTGATTCCTGGATCCTCTTCGAGGGTGGACAGTTCGATCTGCACCCGACGGAGACGGGTTACCGGGAGGGCTACACCGCAGCCATCCTCGAGGACGCGGGGCGCGCATTCGGGGCGGACTGCCGTGGAGGGAACCGCCGGTAG
- a CDS encoding LLM class flavin-dependent oxidoreductase yields the protein MKKIGFLSFGHYRNAIGSLTPSAGDALRQQVELTVAAEEIGVDGAYLRVHHFAPQFSAPFPLLAAMAARTSRIELGTGVIDMRYMNPIGMAEDAAATDLISAGRLQLGISRGSPEPALRGYESFGYVPGPDSSDAEMARQHTEVFRAAIAGAGVAQADPAMTGSTGAMAVDPLSPGLPGRIWWGSGTRATAKWTGEQGMNLMSSTLLTEDTGVPFDQLQAEQIAVYRQAWADAGHQGTPRVSVSRSIIPLVTEADRRYFGLRAQAEGRDQVGHLDGDLARFGKSYIGEPDVIAAELAADAAVQEADTVLVTVPNQLGVDYNAQLLESIVKLVAPGAGWR from the coding sequence ATGAAGAAAATAGGGTTCCTGTCCTTCGGACATTACCGGAATGCGATTGGGTCGCTGACCCCTTCTGCGGGGGACGCACTGCGTCAGCAGGTTGAGTTGACCGTGGCTGCGGAAGAGATCGGGGTGGACGGTGCCTATCTGCGGGTCCACCACTTCGCACCGCAGTTCTCCGCACCGTTCCCGCTGCTCGCGGCTATGGCCGCCCGGACCAGCCGGATCGAGCTGGGCACCGGCGTGATCGACATGCGTTACATGAATCCGATTGGAATGGCCGAAGATGCTGCAGCCACCGATCTGATCAGCGCCGGACGGCTGCAGCTGGGCATCAGCCGGGGATCCCCCGAGCCGGCCCTGCGCGGTTATGAGTCCTTCGGCTACGTTCCCGGTCCGGATTCCTCCGACGCCGAGATGGCCCGGCAGCACACGGAAGTCTTCCGGGCCGCCATAGCCGGAGCAGGTGTGGCGCAGGCCGATCCGGCCATGACCGGCAGCACCGGCGCCATGGCCGTCGACCCCCTCTCCCCCGGTCTCCCCGGCCGCATCTGGTGGGGGTCCGGCACCCGGGCCACCGCCAAATGGACCGGAGAGCAGGGCATGAACCTCATGAGCTCCACCCTCCTCACCGAAGACACCGGTGTGCCGTTCGATCAGCTGCAGGCCGAGCAGATCGCCGTGTACCGGCAGGCGTGGGCCGACGCCGGGCATCAGGGCACACCGCGTGTGTCCGTCAGCCGCAGCATCATTCCCCTGGTGACCGAGGCGGACCGGCGGTACTTCGGGCTCCGTGCCCAGGCCGAAGGCCGCGACCAGGTGGGCCACCTAGACGGCGACCTGGCCCGGTTCGGCAAGAGCTACATCGGCGAACCGGACGTCATCGCCGCGGAACTGGCTGCGGATGCCGCCGTTCAGGAAGCGGATACGGTCCTGGTGACCGTGCCGAACCAGCTGGGCGTGGACTACAACGCGCAGCTGCTGGAAAGCATCGTCAAGCTCGTGGCACCGGGGGCCGGCTGGCGGTAA
- a CDS encoding NAD(P)H-hydrate dehydratase, translating to MTSTPAELVTPALLRGWRLSTEASGKEDRGTVLVIGGARRTPGAVMLTGLAGLRVGAGRLTMGLAESAAIAVAVAIPESGVVGLREESGGIDGEAAGALLESDLATASAVVIGPGLDDPDQAAALLRSVVPLLGEKTQVVLDAYALGVLPGLPDLYDALAGRLVLTPNGAELIRLLEDEEADEDSLDLAKASLEVARKYQAVVSAHNVITAPDGKSWEVPAGNSGLGTSGSGDVLAGAVGGFLARGATPEQAACWGTYLHAVSGDRLSASRGPLSFLARELLEAMPPVIAELN from the coding sequence ATGACATCCACCCCCGCTGAGCTCGTCACCCCTGCGCTGCTGCGCGGCTGGAGGCTGTCCACCGAGGCCTCCGGCAAGGAAGACCGGGGCACCGTACTGGTGATCGGCGGAGCCCGCCGCACCCCCGGCGCCGTGATGCTGACCGGGCTTGCCGGACTGCGGGTCGGCGCCGGCCGCCTGACCATGGGGTTGGCGGAATCGGCGGCGATCGCCGTGGCCGTTGCCATCCCCGAATCCGGGGTGGTCGGACTGCGCGAGGAATCCGGTGGGATTGACGGCGAGGCGGCCGGTGCATTGCTTGAATCCGATCTAGCGACCGCGTCGGCCGTAGTTATCGGCCCCGGGCTGGACGACCCCGACCAGGCCGCAGCGCTGCTGCGGTCAGTGGTGCCGCTGCTCGGGGAAAAGACGCAGGTGGTGCTGGATGCGTATGCCCTCGGTGTGCTGCCCGGACTGCCTGATCTTTACGATGCCCTGGCCGGACGCCTCGTCCTGACCCCGAACGGCGCCGAACTCATCCGCCTGCTCGAGGATGAGGAGGCGGACGAAGATTCCCTGGACCTGGCGAAGGCGTCCCTGGAAGTGGCGCGGAAATACCAGGCCGTGGTCAGCGCACACAACGTTATTACCGCTCCCGACGGAAAGAGCTGGGAGGTTCCTGCCGGAAATTCCGGTCTGGGCACTTCCGGTTCCGGGGATGTCCTTGCCGGTGCCGTAGGCGGGTTCCTGGCCCGCGGGGCGACGCCGGAACAGGCTGCCTGTTGGGGAACCTATCTGCACGCCGTGAGCGGGGACCGGCTCTCCGCCTCCCGGGGGCCGCTCAGCTTCCTGGCACGGGAATTGCTGGAGGCCATGCCTCCGGTGATCGCGGAGCTGAATTAG
- a CDS encoding ATP-dependent DNA ligase has protein sequence MDLPVMPPIAPMLAKPVSALPRGDYLYEPKWDGFRSIIFRDGDDVEIGSRNEKPMTRYFPELVDALRANLPERCVVDGEIVMVAPDGKRLDFELLQQRIHPAASRVKLLAEETPVRFVAFDLLALGDTDYRDRPFSERREALVQALKTAEAPVSVTAATDDADRAQDWFARFEGAGLDGIVAKPLDAPYSPNKRTMAKLKHERTADCVLAGYRVHKSGPDLIGSLLLGLYNDDGVLVNVGAASSFSMDRRRELFEELQSLVAVEEGHPWAEGEQEKGNRTPRNSEGSRWNGKKDFSFVPLRPERVIEVRYDHMEGERFRHVAQFSRWRPDRTPESCTYGQLEEPVKFDLEEVLAGDS, from the coding sequence ATGGATCTTCCGGTGATGCCTCCGATTGCCCCGATGCTGGCCAAACCCGTCAGTGCCCTGCCCCGCGGGGACTACCTCTACGAACCAAAGTGGGACGGGTTCCGGTCCATCATTTTCCGGGACGGCGACGACGTCGAAATCGGCTCCCGGAACGAAAAGCCGATGACACGGTACTTCCCGGAACTCGTCGACGCCCTCCGCGCGAATCTTCCCGAGCGGTGCGTGGTGGACGGCGAAATCGTGATGGTGGCCCCGGACGGAAAGCGGCTCGATTTCGAACTGCTCCAGCAGCGCATCCATCCCGCCGCCAGCCGGGTTAAACTGCTCGCTGAGGAAACCCCGGTCCGGTTCGTGGCCTTCGACCTGCTGGCACTGGGTGACACCGACTACCGCGACCGCCCGTTTTCCGAGCGCCGGGAAGCCCTGGTGCAGGCCCTGAAAACGGCGGAGGCGCCGGTCTCCGTCACCGCCGCCACCGACGACGCGGACCGCGCGCAGGACTGGTTCGCCCGCTTCGAAGGCGCCGGGCTGGACGGGATCGTGGCCAAACCCCTGGACGCTCCGTACTCACCCAACAAGCGCACCATGGCCAAACTCAAGCATGAGCGCACCGCCGACTGCGTGCTCGCGGGCTACCGGGTGCACAAAAGCGGGCCGGACCTCATCGGTTCGCTGCTGCTGGGCCTCTACAACGACGACGGCGTGCTGGTGAACGTGGGCGCGGCAAGTTCCTTCTCCATGGACCGGCGCCGGGAGCTGTTCGAGGAGCTCCAGTCTCTGGTCGCCGTCGAGGAAGGGCATCCCTGGGCCGAAGGGGAGCAGGAGAAGGGCAACCGCACCCCGCGTAACTCCGAGGGCAGCCGCTGGAACGGGAAGAAGGACTTCTCCTTCGTCCCGCTGCGCCCGGAACGGGTAATCGAGGTGCGTTATGACCATATGGAGGGGGAACGGTTCCGCCATGTGGCTCAGTTTTCCCGCTGGCGGCCGGACCGCACCCCGGAATCCTGCACCTACGGGCAGCTGGAGGAGCCGGTGAAGTTCGATCTCGAGGAAGTCCTCGCCGGCGACTCCTGA
- a CDS encoding histidine phosphatase family protein produces the protein MGATELILVRHGESAGNVAATRAGREGAERIDIPWRDPDVPLSADGEQQAAALGRWFSGLPAGELPDSVWCSPYLRARQTAELAGLPGITGGMRIDERLRDRELGILDLLTSAGVAARFPEEAERRSWLGKFVYRPPGGESWADVALRLRSVFRDLDDEEDGKRVAVVCHDAVILLIRYVLERMSEQELLDTAAANSVRNGSVTRLVRPSGTGPWQLHTFNNVLHLQDGGAPVTEHAGETDDIHPR, from the coding sequence ATGGGTGCAACTGAACTTATTCTGGTACGCCACGGTGAATCCGCAGGCAATGTGGCCGCTACCCGCGCCGGCCGCGAGGGTGCCGAACGCATTGACATTCCCTGGCGGGACCCCGACGTTCCCTTGAGCGCAGACGGCGAACAGCAGGCCGCAGCGCTGGGCCGCTGGTTTTCCGGGCTTCCCGCTGGGGAACTGCCCGACTCCGTCTGGTGCTCGCCCTACCTGAGGGCACGGCAGACCGCGGAACTGGCGGGACTGCCCGGCATCACCGGCGGTATGCGGATTGATGAACGCCTGCGCGACCGGGAACTGGGCATTTTGGACCTGCTGACCTCTGCCGGCGTCGCGGCACGTTTTCCGGAGGAAGCCGAACGCCGGTCCTGGCTGGGCAAGTTCGTATACCGGCCGCCGGGCGGCGAGTCCTGGGCCGACGTCGCACTGCGGCTGCGCTCGGTCTTCCGCGATCTGGATGACGAGGAAGACGGCAAGCGGGTGGCTGTGGTCTGCCATGACGCCGTGATCCTGTTGATCCGCTACGTTCTGGAACGGATGAGCGAGCAGGAACTGCTGGACACCGCCGCCGCCAACAGCGTACGGAACGGTTCCGTCACCCGGCTGGTGCGTCCCAGCGGAACCGGGCCGTGGCAGCTGCACACCTTTAACAACGTGCTCCACCTGCAGGACGGCGGAGCGCCCGTAACCGAACATGCAGGAGAAACTGATGACATCCACCCCCGCTGA
- a CDS encoding CPBP family intramembrane glutamic endopeptidase, protein MTANEYRTGPAGRPPASIPWLSYRFTRRDAVAAGFYVLFLLVLSFAPGLIFPVLVMVVPDPLTASYVLNLGFYAVAGLLAFLAARPYVVRETKILATRPVLTLALIPAGVIIMLIATMAAVLVTGDVQTAANQEAVQGFVGSVSPWLIIPLIVVLAPFVEEYIFRHLLIGKLSRYWNIWACGILSVLLFASIHVVGKESLTLPVLVPYLAMGATLVGLYVWAGNNFMLSYGVHAAKNLLGVLVMYAVPPELLQQ, encoded by the coding sequence ATGACTGCGAACGAATACCGGACCGGACCGGCGGGGCGTCCACCGGCGTCGATACCGTGGCTTTCCTACCGCTTCACCCGGCGGGATGCCGTGGCGGCCGGGTTCTATGTCCTGTTCCTGCTGGTCTTGAGTTTCGCACCGGGGCTCATTTTCCCGGTGCTGGTGATGGTGGTTCCGGATCCCCTCACCGCCTCCTACGTCCTGAACCTGGGCTTCTACGCAGTTGCCGGCCTTTTGGCCTTCCTTGCGGCCCGCCCGTATGTGGTGCGGGAAACGAAGATCCTGGCCACCCGCCCGGTGCTGACGCTGGCCCTGATTCCCGCGGGCGTCATCATCATGCTCATCGCCACCATGGCCGCTGTCCTGGTGACCGGGGACGTCCAGACCGCAGCGAACCAGGAAGCGGTCCAGGGGTTTGTCGGGTCCGTCTCGCCCTGGCTGATCATTCCCCTGATCGTGGTGCTGGCGCCCTTTGTGGAGGAGTACATCTTCCGGCACCTGCTGATCGGCAAGCTCAGCCGGTACTGGAATATCTGGGCCTGCGGCATCCTGTCGGTCCTGTTGTTCGCGTCCATCCACGTCGTGGGCAAGGAATCCCTCACCCTGCCGGTCTTGGTGCCTTACCTGGCGATGGGTGCCACCCTGGTCGGCCTCTATGTCTGGGCGGGCAACAACTTCATGCTGTCCTACGGGGTGCACGCGGCGAAGAACCTCCTGGGGGTGCTGGTGATGTACGCGGTCCCGCCGGAGCTGCTCCAGCAGTAG
- a CDS encoding alpha/beta hydrolase, protein MHITIIPGYQGSPPEQWQSRWEAELPDATRISPSSWDEPDLEDWMAALDRSAGARNGQTVLVAHSLGCLAAVEWLHRNPDGARGAFLVSPPDPVAASFPQVVETFRNPRMEELPVPGLLIASQSDPYCALPAARSMAAAWNVPVIDAGEVAHINEKSGVGSWQQGRDLFTAFTAGLGERPAIG, encoded by the coding sequence ATGCACATCACCATAATCCCGGGCTACCAGGGCTCACCGCCGGAGCAGTGGCAAAGCCGCTGGGAGGCAGAGCTGCCCGATGCCACCCGCATCTCGCCGTCGTCGTGGGACGAACCCGATCTGGAGGACTGGATGGCTGCCCTGGACCGGTCCGCCGGAGCGCGGAACGGGCAGACGGTCCTCGTTGCGCACAGCCTCGGCTGCCTGGCCGCAGTGGAATGGCTGCATCGGAACCCCGACGGCGCCCGCGGCGCGTTCCTGGTCAGCCCGCCGGATCCCGTTGCTGCCTCCTTCCCGCAAGTTGTTGAAACATTCCGGAATCCGCGGATGGAGGAACTGCCCGTTCCCGGCCTGCTGATTGCCAGCCAGAGCGACCCCTATTGCGCCCTGCCCGCGGCACGGAGCATGGCCGCAGCCTGGAACGTGCCCGTCATCGATGCCGGCGAGGTGGCCCACATCAACGAAAAGAGCGGTGTGGGGTCCTGGCAGCAGGGCCGCGACCTGTTCACCGCCTTCACCGCAGGGCTGGGGGAACGGCCCGCAATCGGATAA
- a CDS encoding 1,4-dihydroxy-2-naphthoyl-CoA synthase: MSSELPAQVSDIFDPQQWRLVSGFEDLQDMTYHRQVERGADGTVVRDLPTVRIAFDRPEVRNAFRPGTVDELYRAMDHARMTPDVATVLLTGNGPSPKDGGHSFCSGGDQRIRGRDGYRYAEGETKETIDPARAGRLHILEVQRLMRTMPKVVIAVVNGWAAGGGHSLHVVSDLTIASRQHGKFKQTDATVGSFDAGYGSALLARQIGQKKAREIFFLAREYSAEDMVAMGAVNEAVDHADLEKVALEYAADIARQSPQAIRMLKFAFNLADDGLAGQQVFAGEATRLAYMTDEAVEGKEAFLAKRDPDWSSFPYYF, from the coding sequence GTGAGCTCAGAACTTCCAGCACAGGTGTCCGATATTTTCGACCCGCAGCAGTGGCGTCTTGTTTCCGGGTTCGAGGACCTGCAGGACATGACCTACCACCGCCAGGTGGAGCGCGGCGCCGACGGCACCGTAGTGCGTGACCTGCCGACGGTGCGCATCGCGTTCGACCGTCCGGAAGTCCGCAACGCCTTCCGCCCCGGGACCGTGGACGAGCTGTACCGGGCCATGGACCACGCACGGATGACGCCGGACGTTGCCACTGTGCTGCTCACCGGCAACGGCCCCTCCCCCAAGGACGGCGGCCACTCGTTCTGCTCCGGCGGGGACCAGCGGATCCGCGGCCGCGACGGCTACCGGTACGCAGAGGGCGAAACCAAAGAGACCATCGACCCGGCACGTGCGGGACGGCTGCACATCCTGGAAGTCCAGCGGCTCATGCGGACCATGCCCAAGGTGGTCATCGCCGTCGTCAACGGCTGGGCGGCAGGCGGCGGGCACAGCCTGCATGTGGTCTCGGACCTGACCATCGCCTCACGCCAGCACGGCAAGTTCAAGCAGACCGATGCCACCGTGGGCAGCTTCGACGCCGGCTACGGCTCGGCGCTGCTGGCCCGGCAGATCGGCCAGAAGAAGGCGCGGGAAATATTCTTCCTGGCGCGCGAGTACTCGGCCGAGGACATGGTCGCCATGGGAGCGGTCAATGAAGCCGTCGACCATGCGGACCTGGAAAAGGTGGCCCTGGAATACGCCGCAGACATTGCCCGGCAGTCCCCGCAGGCCATCCGCATGCTCAAGTTCGCCTTCAACCTGGCGGACGACGGGCTGGCCGGGCAGCAGGTCTTCGCCGGCGAAGCAACCCGCCTGGCCTACATGACGGACGAGGCGGTGGAGGGCAAGGAAGCATTCCTTGCCAAGCGTGATCCGGACTGGTCCTCCTTCCCCTACTACTTCTAG
- a CDS encoding AMP-binding protein: protein MELLPVLVTPGFDAGMLLSPLADALAGEGPAVAPHTDPAQTFTGELPNDDIALVVSTSGSTGTPKQTMLSTDALAASSMATAVALKADGQWLSALPVNYIAGIQVLVRSLYAGTQPVFMDLSVPFSAEVFTRAAEDMTDRNRFTSLVPTQLHRLLQDPAPETLRVLRRFNAILLGGAPAGAALLDKARGYGLNVVTTYGMSETCGGCVYDGVPLPGVDVIRWEGRLWIAGDVLADGYMGRPDLTSDRFRFNSGQRWFRTDDTGTVDDDGRVSVSGRLDDVIVSGGIKVSAQAVAEAVETVPGVEQAFVLGLDDAEWGSQVGAAVVGSVDPELVREAVRSRLGSAAVPKVVLLLESLPLLPTGKADRMTLLRLLAAARH from the coding sequence TTGGAACTGCTTCCAGTCCTGGTGACTCCGGGTTTCGACGCCGGAATGCTGCTCTCCCCGCTGGCCGACGCGCTGGCGGGTGAGGGACCGGCCGTCGCACCGCACACCGATCCGGCCCAGACCTTTACGGGCGAACTGCCCAACGACGACATTGCCCTGGTCGTCAGCACCTCCGGTTCCACCGGCACCCCGAAGCAGACCATGCTCAGCACCGATGCGCTGGCCGCTTCCTCGATGGCCACCGCCGTCGCACTGAAGGCGGACGGCCAGTGGCTGTCCGCCCTGCCGGTCAACTACATTGCCGGAATCCAGGTCCTGGTCCGTTCCCTGTACGCCGGCACCCAGCCGGTCTTTATGGATTTGTCCGTGCCGTTCAGCGCCGAGGTGTTCACGCGTGCCGCAGAGGACATGACGGACCGCAACCGCTTCACGTCCCTGGTCCCCACCCAGCTGCACCGCCTGCTGCAGGACCCGGCACCCGAAACCCTCCGTGTGCTGCGCCGGTTCAACGCCATCCTGCTCGGCGGGGCACCGGCCGGTGCCGCCCTGCTGGACAAGGCCCGCGGTTACGGGCTGAACGTGGTGACCACCTACGGCATGAGCGAAACGTGCGGCGGGTGCGTTTACGATGGTGTCCCGCTGCCCGGCGTCGACGTCATCCGGTGGGAGGGGCGCCTCTGGATTGCCGGTGATGTCCTTGCGGACGGCTACATGGGCCGGCCGGATCTCACCAGCGACCGTTTCCGGTTCAACTCGGGACAACGCTGGTTCCGCACGGATGACACCGGGACGGTCGACGACGACGGCCGGGTCAGTGTCTCCGGACGGCTGGATGACGTTATCGTCAGCGGGGGAATCAAGGTTTCCGCGCAGGCAGTGGCCGAGGCCGTGGAAACCGTCCCCGGCGTCGAGCAGGCGTTTGTGCTGGGCCTGGACGACGCCGAGTGGGGCTCCCAGGTGGGGGCCGCCGTCGTCGGCAGCGTTGACCCGGAACTGGTACGCGAAGCCGTGCGCTCCCGGCTCGGCTCGGCCGCAGTCCCCAAGGTGGTCCTGCTGCTTGAATCCCTGCCCCTGCTGCCCACCGGCAAAGCGGACCGGATGACCCTGCTGCGGCTGCTGGCCGCTGCGCGGCACTGA
- a CDS encoding FAD-binding oxidoreductase has translation MLQDADLEALRRVVHGPLDRLGGPGYADGTAGFNPSVVQRPDAVLGAVDSEDVRNAVRWAAQRGVPVGMQATGHGAAAAMEEGLLINTSRLQDLAVDADAGTVTVGAGVRWRSVLERTVLLGLTGPHGSSGTVGVVGYASGGGLPLMGRALGFASDHVQALDVVTPDGTLRHLEAGNSEDAELFAALRGGKGNFGVITSMTLGLTPFREFYGGGIMYPEDSGPEVLDAFRAWTAQLPSDASASLAFLHLPDVPFLPEELRGTAPVHLRFALFGSPESGNMLLEPMRHVSEPMMDTAGPMDYGAVDSIHMDPDEPVPSLDSGSLLGSLPEGLADALLEQVGPGSDTPLMMTEIRLMGGALALDPPVEDAVSGRGAGFNLYSLGLNVPPVADATAAALERLDAAVEPYTAGALINLRGHVRTESGVQPAWDPEVLRRLQAAKATYDPQNLFRFGHAVPVPVS, from the coding sequence ATGCTCCAGGATGCAGACCTTGAAGCCCTCCGCCGTGTGGTGCATGGCCCGCTGGACCGCCTCGGCGGCCCCGGATACGCCGACGGCACCGCTGGATTCAACCCCTCGGTGGTCCAGCGGCCCGACGCCGTGCTGGGTGCCGTCGACTCCGAGGACGTGCGCAATGCGGTCCGCTGGGCAGCGCAGCGTGGCGTTCCCGTGGGCATGCAGGCGACCGGGCACGGTGCCGCGGCAGCGATGGAGGAGGGCCTGCTGATCAATACCTCCCGGCTGCAGGACCTGGCGGTGGACGCCGACGCCGGCACGGTCACCGTAGGTGCCGGGGTGCGCTGGCGGTCGGTGCTGGAACGGACCGTGCTGCTCGGGCTCACTGGCCCGCATGGATCTTCCGGAACGGTCGGTGTGGTCGGCTACGCGTCCGGCGGAGGGCTGCCGCTGATGGGCCGGGCATTGGGATTCGCCAGCGACCACGTGCAGGCCCTTGACGTGGTCACCCCCGACGGCACGCTGCGGCATCTCGAAGCCGGAAACAGCGAGGACGCCGAGTTGTTCGCGGCGCTGCGCGGCGGCAAGGGTAATTTCGGCGTCATCACGTCCATGACGCTTGGGCTGACCCCGTTCCGGGAGTTCTACGGCGGCGGCATCATGTATCCGGAAGACTCAGGTCCGGAGGTCCTCGATGCCTTCCGCGCCTGGACCGCCCAGCTGCCGAGCGACGCCTCGGCGTCCCTGGCCTTCCTGCACCTGCCGGATGTTCCGTTCCTGCCCGAGGAGCTGCGCGGAACCGCTCCGGTGCATCTGCGGTTCGCGCTGTTCGGCAGCCCGGAAAGCGGCAATATGCTGCTGGAACCCATGAGGCATGTATCCGAGCCGATGATGGATACGGCCGGGCCGATGGACTACGGGGCAGTGGACAGCATCCACATGGACCCGGATGAGCCGGTGCCAAGCCTGGACAGCGGCTCGCTGCTGGGTTCCTTGCCCGAGGGCCTGGCAGACGCCCTGCTGGAGCAGGTGGGGCCGGGATCGGATACTCCCTTGATGATGACGGAGATCCGGCTGATGGGTGGTGCCCTGGCGCTGGATCCTCCGGTCGAGGACGCGGTATCCGGCCGCGGGGCAGGATTTAACCTCTACTCCCTGGGGCTGAACGTTCCGCCGGTTGCGGACGCCACTGCAGCGGCTTTGGAGAGGCTCGACGCCGCCGTCGAACCGTACACCGCAGGGGCGCTTATCAACCTGCGTGGACACGTACGCACGGAGTCAGGAGTCCAACCCGCCTGGGACCCGGAGGTTCTTCGGCGGTTGCAGGCGGCCAAGGCCACCTACGATCCGCAGAACCTGTTCCGGTTCGGCCACGCGGTGCCGGTGCCGGTGTCCTGA